One Triticum dicoccoides isolate Atlit2015 ecotype Zavitan chromosome 4B, WEW_v2.0, whole genome shotgun sequence genomic window carries:
- the LOC119291361 gene encoding zinc finger protein GAI-ASSOCIATED FACTOR 1-like codes for MEVDTSSATAKSGGAPPLPPPGPPAKKKRALPGMPDPDAEVIALSPKTLMATNRFVCEICNKGFQRDQNLQLHRRGHNLPWKLRQRSGKEVRKRVYVCPESSCVHHDPSRALGDLTGIKKHFCRKHGEKKWKCEKCSKKYAVQSDWKAHTKTCGSREYRCDCGTLFSRRDSFITHRAFCDALAEESAKARAPPPEDGSSGAAGPPALPPPQAPPPAAPMPLQQLPPAPAPAPAPQQHEEQEREIGAAAPESVVQYAPPAPPMPSPPSVNGANVSASTSSVSATSQSLLGSMFAPSSVAQAPQYPERALAAKPPSLCLATDAASAQFSAPAADRQQQQQLPPPSPSPSAHMSATALLQKAAQMGATSSSSSFLRGLGLDISSSSPASTSSGQQQHHHQQHHQEAMQMQFPEGSLQQWPPRLEPEPAPMMSAGLGLGLPYDSTGGPMGLPELMMGQSSLFSAKPATLDFLGLGMSPTGATTSRGLPVFMQPMGGAVGMARSGSGAAETFGAGRGAQAKPWERNPSSSPIL; via the exons atggaggtcGACACATCGTCCGCGACGGCCAAGAGCGGCggggcgccgccgctgccgccgcccggcCCGCCCGCCAAGAAGAAGCGTGCTCTCCCCGGCATGCCAG ATCCCGACGCGGAGGTGATCGCGCTGTCGCCCAAGACGCTGATGGCGACCAACCGGTTCGTGTGCGAGATCTGCAACAAGGGGTTCCAGCGGGACCAGAACCTGCAGCTGCACCGGCGGGGCCACAACCTGCCGTGGAAGCTCCGGCAGCGGAGCGGCAAGGAGGTGCGCAAGCGGGTGTACGTGTGCCCGGAGTCGAGCTGCGTGCACCACGACCCCTCCCGCGCCCTCGGCGACCTCACCGGCATCAAGAAGCACTTCTGCCGCAAGCACGGCGAGAAGAAGTGGAAGTGCGAAAAGTGCTCCAAGAAGTACGCCGTGCAGTCCGACTGGAAGGCGCACACCAAGACCTGCGGCTCCCGCGAGTACCGCTGCGACTGCGGCACCCTCTTCTCCag GAGGGACAGCTTCATCACCCACCGCGCCTTCTGCGACGCGCTGGCAGAGGAGAGCGCCAaggcgcgcgcgccgccgccggaggacgGGAGCTCAGGCGCTGCTGGCCCGCCGGCCCTACCGCCGCCGCAGGCACCACCACCAGCCGCTCCGATGCCACTGCAACAGCTGCCGCCGGCGCCGGCCCCGGCGCCCGCGCCGCAGCAGCACGAGGAGCAAG AGCGGGAGATCGGCGCTGCCGCGCCTGAGTCCGTCGTCCAGTacgcgccgccggcgccgccgatgCCGTCCCCGCCCTCAGTCAACGGCGCCAATGTCAGTGCCAGCACCAGCAGCGTCTCGGCCACGTCGCAGAGCCTCCTCGGCAGCATGTTCGCGCCGTCTTCCGTGGCCCAGGCGCCGCAGTACCCGGAGCGCGCACTGGCCGCCAAGCCCCCGTCGCTGTGCCTCGCGACCGATGCTGCGTCCGCCCAGTTCTCGGCCCCTGCGGCTGAccggcaacagcagcagcagctcccgccgccgtcgccgtccccgtcggcgCACATGTCGGCCACGGCGCTGCTGCAGAAGGCGGCGCAGATGGGCGCCACCTCGTCGAGCTCCTCGTTCCTGCGTGGGCTGGGCCTCGACATCTCGTCGTCCTCGCCGGCGTCGACGTCGTCAGGtcagcagcagcaccaccaccagcaacaCCACCAAGAAGCCATGCAGATGCAGTTCCCGGAGGGGTCGCTGCAGCAATGGCCGCCGCGGTTGGAGCCCGAGCCAGCCCCGATGATGTCGGCCGGGCTGGGCCTCGGGCTGCCATACGACTCGACCGGCGGTCCGATGGGGTTGCCGGAGCTCATGATGGGCCAGTCGTCACTGTTCAGCGCCAAGCCAGCCACGCTGGACTTCCTGGGGCTGGGGATGAGCCCCACGGGCGCGACCACGAGCAGGGGCCTCCCGGTGTTCATGCAGCCCATGGGCGGCGCAGTCGGCATGGCCCGGAGCGGCAGCGGCGCCGCCGAGACGTTCGGCGCCGGCCGGGGCGCTCAGGCGAAGCCGTGGGAGAGGAACCCGAGCAGCTCACCAATCCTGTAA